The Paramicrobacterium fandaimingii DNA segment TCTCACCGGCACGACGAAGCCGCGTGTGTGCTTTGTTCCGACCGCGAGCGGCGATGCCGACGGCTACAGCCAGCGCTTCGAGTCGGCGTTTGCCGGCCGAGCCGAGACGAGCGTGCTGTCGCTGTTCTGCCACGACCCGTGGGGCTACACCGACCCCAGCATGCTTCTCGAGCAGGACGTGGTCTATGTCGGAGGCGGATCAACCGTTAACCTGCTCGCCGTCTGGCGTCTGCACGGTCTTGATGACCTGCTCGGTGAAGCGGCGGCGAACGGCACGGTGCTTGCAGGCATCAGCGCCGGAATGAACTGCTGGTTCGATGCCTCGTCGACGGATTCCTATGGTCCGCTCGCCCCGCTGCGCGACGGACTCGGCTTCGTCACGGGCAGCGCGTGCCCGCACTACCTCGGTGAACTGGGACGGCGTGAGAAGTATCAGCGCTGGGTAGCTTCAGGGGAGCTGCCGGGCGGGTACGCCGTCGATGATTACGCAGCAGTGGTGTTTCGCGATGGCGAGGTCGTCGAGGCGATCAGCGAGAAAACCGAGCACCCCGTCTACCGCGTGATGCGCGTCGGCGACGACGCCGTCGAAGAACCCGTCGCCGTGCGGCTGCTTGCCAGCACCACCTCGTCATCCTGAGACCAAACTGGGTGTTACCTCTTTGTGAGGTTTCACCATCCCGTTACTGGAATATAAGCGGCAGACTAGAAGCATGGCGTCAATTCTTCTGCATACCGATCGACTTGAGATCAAGCTGACCGCCGCAGAGAAGATGCTTGCTCGCCGCAAGGACTCCCTGGTGATCCCGCGTGACAGTATTCGGTCAGTTGCCCTGACAGACGACCCGTGGATCTGGGTTCGCGGCGTGCGCGCGCCAGGCTCGGCGGTTCCGCTGACACTCGCCGTCGGGCAGTGGAAGTTTCATGGGGGCAAAGACTTTCTCGTGCTCAAAGGGTCGCGGCCCGCCGTCGTAATCGACCTTGTCGACGAAGAGTTTCGCCGAGTGCTTGTGACAACGCGCAAGGGCATCGAGCTGATCGCCGCGCTGCGTCTCGAGGAGCGCAAGCCGCATAAGATCCGCGTGCATCACGCCAAGCCGCGCACGAAGGCCGTTGCCAGCATGACGAGCGCAGAGGTCGAGCAGGGCAAGGCCCAGAAGAAGCCGGCCCAGAAGAAGCCAGCACCGAAGAAGCCGTCGCCGAAGAAACCCGCTCAGAAGAAGCCAGCACAGAAAAAACCAGCGCCGAAGAAGCCAGACGTCGACTCCTGACCGTTGATCGCTCAGCCGATAGGCTATTGGGTCACGTCAATGACGGCACGGCCGCGAATGGTGCTGGCGAGCACCTGGTCGGCAACCGAACGCGCATCAGCGAGCGCATAGACCTCGGTCATCTCGTCAAGCAGGTCCGTATCGAGGTTCTGCGCCAGTCGCGTCCAGGCCTCTTCTCGCAGCTCATGCGGGGCATCCACCGAGTTGATCCCGGCGAGGGTGATGCCACGCAGTATGAACGGCACGACGGTGGCGGGCAGATCGGCTCCCTGCGCGAGGCCGCACGCCGTGACGATGCCGCCGTAGCGGGTCTGAGCCAACGCATTCGCGAGAGTGGTGCTGCCGACGGCATCCGCAACGGCCGACCAGCTCTGCGACTGCAGCGGTTTGCCAGCCTGTTCGCTGAGCTCGTGGCGGTCGAGAATGCGCGAGGCGCCGAGGTGACGCAGGTACTCTCCCTCGGTGTCACCTCGACTGGTCGATGCGACAACCTCGTACCCGAGATGCCCCAGCAGTGCGATCGTCACAGACCCAACGCCGCCCGCCGCGCCGGTGACCAGAACCGGACCATCGCTTGGAGTGACGCCATGCTTCTCGATCGCGAGAACGGCGAGCATCGCGGTGAAACCAGCGGTTCCGATTGCCGCGGCCTGTGTTGGAGTGAAGCGTTGAGGAACGCCGACAAGCTGATCGCCGTCGACCCGGGCGACTTCGGCGAGCCCGCCGTGTTTGTTCTCGCCGAGGCCCGCTCCGTTCTGCAGCACGTGATCTCCCGGCATCCACCTGCCCGAGTCTGATGAGCGAACCGTTCCCACGACGTCAATGCCGGGCACGAGCGGCCAGGTGTGCACGATGCCCGAACCGCCGGTCAGAGCGAGCGCGTCTTTGTAGTTGATGCTCGAGGCCGCGACGTTCACCACCGTGTCTCCCTCACCCAGCATGTCGAGCTCGAGGTCGGTCAGCCGAGCGCTCTGCCGAGCGTTTCCCTCGGAATCCTCGGACTTCTCAATCCACCATCCGCGAAATGTCATGGCGTCAGCCTACGGGCGTTTGTCGCGCGGGCATAGGGTGCGCGGGCGCATCGGCGGCACAGCGCTTCTGCCCAATGCTGCTCAGTCGAACATGTCGCCCATGTCGTCGAGCAGGCCGCCGACGACCATTCCACCAAGGATGCCGGTGAGCATTCTGCCCCCGCCCATGCCTCCCATGCCGCCGCCCATCATGCCGCCGCGCCGGTAACCGCCGCGCGCATACCCCTGCTGGGGGCCGTAACCACCGCCGGGCATGCCATACATGCCGCCCTGCTGAATCTCGCTGTGGGCAATGCGTGCGGCCTCCGAAGCGAGGTCTGCCGCACGGCGGGCACTCGCCACTGCTGTGGCATTGTCGTGGTCGGTGCGAGCCGAATCGAGCACGCGCCGAGCCTCGGCAAGACGGGTGCGCGCATCGGGGCCGACGGGCGCCTGGTAATTGTCGACGATGTTCGTCGCCGCGGCAATCTGTCGCTCGGCGTCGTCTATGGCGTGGGGAAGCTGTGCCTTCAGCTTCTCGGCGTCGCGTGTGCGCTGTGTGATGCGGTCCATGATCACGTCGAGAGCGGTGTTCGCCTCGCGCAGTCGTGACAGCGTCTCGAACGGGTCGCGCCTGACCGTCTGCTGCGCGACGGACTCGGTCTCGCTTCGCAGCCGCTCGATTGCGGGACGGAGGTCGCTCGGGGGGTCGGCGACGTCGCGAGCGACGATGATGTCGCCGCGAGAGTCCTCGATCACCGCGGCAAGCGTCGACTCGGCAGACAGCGCCTCCATCTCGAAATCGGTGACGGCCCGCAGCAGACCGCCAGCGCGCGACACGCTCTCTCGCGCCACGGTGAGCGCCTTGCCCGCCGGGATCGCGAGATGCTCTTCATGCTTCTGCTCGGCGATCTGCAGACTGCGCTCGCAGAACTCGAGAAGTCGCTCCGCCTGATCCACGTTGGGAGCGACGGATCGCAGCGCCGATTCCGCATAGCGGTCGGATGCCGAGGCGAGAGCGCGGCGCGCGGGCTCGACGTGCTCGCGCACCGTCGCAATGTCGGCGCGCGCTGCAGCGACAGCATCCGGGAGCCCTCGCATTGTGTCGCGCAGTGTCGACACCGAATCGGCCTGTTCGCCCAGAGTCGACTCGATGTCGGAGCAGTGCTGAATGATGCCCTGCGACATGCTTCGGCGCTCGTCTGGGGTGTCTGGCTTTTCATCGTGCAGCAGCTGATTGAGCCGGAACGCCTCCGTGAGCGACCCCCGAGCATCGGCGATGGCCGCTCTGAACCGAGAGATCACCTCGTCGCCGAACTCTGCAGTGATGAAGCTGAGCTCGTCTGCGGCGAGCCGAATGCGCTCATCGGCACGCACGAGCGCCTGCCCTGCGTTCACCTCGAGCGCGTCGACTTCGGCAAAGGCCTGCTGCTGCGAAGCAACCTCGCGCCTCTTGCGACGGGTCGAGAGTATGACGTACGCGACAGCGCCGCCAATCAGCAGCACAGCGAGTATGACGACGATTTCCATGAGTGAATTCTATGAGTGGTGGACAGGCATCGCCTGAGAGCGGCACCGGGGTTGCGCCACGTCGCTGCTGTGTGCGGCGATCACACGAGATCAGGTGACATCGTGTCGCCAGGTGATGAGCCACCCGAGAACGGTGACGACGAGGGCGATTCCGAGAAGAACCGCACCGCCAGCCCACCACTCCAGCGCCGTGCCGTCCGTTCCCATGACCGCATAGAAGCTCGAGCCCACGAGTGCGTCGCTCGCGGCGCCGGGCAGCCACTTGGTGACCTGGCCGATCCAATCGGCGAGAGCGCCGATCGATCGAAGGATCGGCTCGACGAACTGCGTGAACGCGAGCACGATGACGATCGTTGCAACCTGGTTTGGAATGATCGATCCGAGTCCGACACCGAGAGCGGCCCAGAGGGCCATTGCGAGAACAGACCGAGCGATCATCGCCCAGGTGTCTGACGAGTCGAGTGCGGTGTCGATGTCGAATCCGGCAAGAGCCGCCGACCCGGCACCGACGGCGCAGGCGATGGCGACGACGCCGAACCCAGCGCCGAGGAAGAAGAGAGCGATGGCTTTCGCAGACAGCACGATGCCGCGTTTCGGCGTGGCGAGAAAGGTCGGTGTCAGCGTCTGATGGCGAAATTCGCCCGTCGTTGCAAGAGCGCCGAGCAGGAATGGGAAAACATACCCGATGCTCGTCGCCGTGCTGTAGATCGTTGGCGCGAGCCCGTCTGTCGGCATCTGCTCGGCGCCGGCTGAGGCTCCGAGCAGCCCCTCGGAGGTTGCGCCGAAGATCAGTCCGAGGCCGCCCGAGAGCAGGGCGACGTATGCGGCGAGAATGATGAGCAGAATCCACCAGATGCGCGTTGTGAACACCTTCGCGAATTCGGCACGCGTTGCGGCGATGAGCGTGCTCATGACACATCACCCCCTCCGACGATCGACAGGAATCTGTCTTCGAGGCCCGATGCCTTGCGCTGCAGAGTGTCGAGCTCGACTCCGGAGACGAACGCCGCGTGCCCGACGGCACCCGGCTCGACATCGCTCACGATGAAACCGGAGCGGCTCGTCTCGAAGGCGAAACCCGCCGATTCGAGAGCCGCTCCGAGCGCGGCGCGGTCGGGGGAGTCGACGTGAACGCGAAGTTGGTCGCCCGTGTCGAGGTCGGCGAGGGTTCCCTCGTGCACGATCTGTCCCTTGGAGATGATCACGACGTCGTCGACCGTCTGCTGAACCTCGCTCAGGAGGTGTGACGAGATGAGCACGGTGCGCCCCTCCGACGCGAGATTGCGCAGCAGCTCGCGCATCCACTTGATACCCTCGGGGTCGAGGCCGTTGACAGGTTCGTCGAGCACGAGAACGCGGGGGTCACCGAGCATCGCGTACGCCAGGCCGAGGCGCTGCCGCATTCCCAGCGAATAGCCGCCAACGCGCTTGTCGACGAAGGAGTCGAGGCCAACGAGGGTGAGCACTTCGCGGGCGCGCTTCAGAGGCAGCCCTGCCGCCCGCGCGTAGATCTCAAGATGGTGGCGCGCGGAGCGCCCCGGGTGAAAGCTCGCCGCTTCAAGAGCGGCGCCGACGGTGGTGAGGGGAGATGACAGTTCGCGGTACCGTCTGCCACCAAATGTTGCCGATCCGCTCGTCGGATTAACAAGACCGAGCAGCGTGCGAAGACTCGTGGTCTTTCCTGCGCCGTTTGGGCCGAGAAACCCCGTCACGCGCCCCGGCTTTACGGCGAATGACACGTCGCCCACGGCAGTGAACCCGCCGAAGGTCTTTGTGAGGCCGGCAAACTCGATGGTCACTTCGGCATCGCTCACGCGTTCTCCTTTTCGCTGGACTGCCTTCAGTGTGGCGGATGCTGTACGAGCGCGCATCCTCCGAAGGGCGGAGATTATCGCGCGATGTCGGCGCGAACCGGCATCCGAATTCCCTGATCCCTCGCTGTGAAACCTTGCTGTCTCGATGTCGCAGTCGTACGGTCGAACCACACGAGAGGAGTGGATGATGAGCGACCCAGACTTCACCCCCAACTTTGACGATGAGCCCGCGCTCACTGACGTCGACGCGAATGAGGCAGATGTCATCGAACAAAATCGAGTCGATCTCAGTCAGACGCCCGAAGATGTCGACGACGGCGGAACGCAGCGCGGCTACGGCGACGATGCAGCCACGGAGTTCGACGACGCGAACGACTATGAGTCGGGGAGCGACGCAGATTTCGCCCCGAATGATGGCGAAGACCTGACCGAGAGCGACGACGACGAGTGAAGCGCGTGCACCTCGCACAGGGGGTTTGATGCCGCGTGATCGCGGCACACGACAAGCTGCGTTCTGCACGAAGCATCCGCGCAATTCTGCATGCTGCTCGTTGACGTTCCGCACACGGCGCACGTGCCGATGACGGCAGCATGGTCTGAGAACTCGAGCTTCATGCGCTTGTCAAAGACGTAGAGGGAGCCCTCCCACAGCCCGTCGTCGCCGAACTGCTCGCCGTAGCGAACGATGCCGCCGTCGAGCTGGTAGACCTCGTCGAACCCGCGGGAGCGCATGAGGCTTGAGAGCACTTCGCAGCGAATGCCGCCCGTGCAATACGTGACGACGGGCTTGCCCTTGAGATGGTCGTACGCCCCGGAGTCGAGAACGTCGACGAACTCACGCGTGTTGTCGACGTTGGGAATCACAGCGTCCTTGAACCGCCCGATCTCCGCCTCGAATGCATTGCGTCCGTCAAAGAACACAACGTCGTCGCCGCGCTCGGCGACGAGTTTGTTCACCTGCTCGGGGCTCAGATGCGAGCCGCCGCCGACAACGCCCGATTCGTTCACCTCGAGTTCGTCTGGCGCACCGAACGAGACGATCTCGTCGCGCACTCTGACGCTGAGCTTGGGGAAGTCGAGGCTTGCGCCCGTGTCGTCGAGAGAGGTGCCCTCCGACCACTTGGCGTCCATTGTCGCGAATGCTGGGTACTCACGTGTCTTGCGCAGGTACCGCTTGACGTTGTTCAGCTCGCCGCCGACGGTTCCGTTGATGCCGTCTTTCGAAACGAGGATGCGCCCGCGCAGGTTCAGCGACTCGCAGAGGTCTCGTTGCCACAGCCGGATCGCGTCGGGATCGGCGAGTGGGGTGAAGACGTAATAGAGCAGGATCTTCGGAATGGCCACTGCTTGATTTTACGGTGTGTGGTCAGATCCCCACAGTCACGAGCCACACAGCGGCCGCACCGCACGTGAGCGCGATCACCCCCGTCAGCGTTGCGATGATGACCAGGGGCCTTGATGCCTTCGTGTTTTCGTTCACGATCTCAGTCCATCGTGTCGGCAGCATCCGCACATCACGCCAAAGGATGATTCGACTAGGCCGTGGGTATGAGAGCCGCCGCAATCAGCAACACGAAGCCGGCAATCACGATCACGACGCGCAGGTAATGCCAGCGGTCCCATTTGCCTACCTGCTCGCGCCAATCCTCGGGGTGATCGCCGTGTGACCAGCGGCCGACGCGGTTGTTGATCGGCACGAGCACCGTGACGGCGAGAACGATCGTCGACGCGAAGAGAACGGTTGCGATCGCGGCGAGGGTTCCGGATGCGCTCGCCCACAGCAGCGCGGTGGAGACACCGCCGGTGAGCACGGTGGCGATGTACCAGAACGGCATGATTCTGCCGAGCACCCTCGCCGCGTCGGCGCGTGCCGACAGGCCGCCAACTCCCGGAAGCCTGTCGAGGATGGGGTTGATGAAGACGGCGACGCAGAATTCGATGCCGACGAGACTTCCTGACAGAACGATCGCGGCGCCGAGAGCGTAATCCGACATGAGAACTCCAATCATCTAGCACTGCTAGAAATCAATACGCCACACTCTAGCACTGCTAGAATTCTCGTGTGAAGAGCACAGACCGCGCAGCGCGCCCGGCGCCGGGCGAACGCGAGCGTGTGATTGTCGACCGCGCCCGAACCATCGCCGAAGACGAAGGTTGGAGCGCTGTCACGGTGCGGCGGCTTGCCGCCGCGATCGGCTACAGCCAACCCGTTCTCTACCAGCACTTTCCCGAGGGGCGCAGCGCGATCGTCGCGGCGGTGTCCCGCACCGGGTTCGCCGACCTCCGCGATGCACTCGGTGCGCAGTCTGGGCGCTCGGGGCTGGAAGCGCTGGTCACCGCGGCTCGCACCTACGTCGAGTTCGCCTGCGAGCATCCGGCGCTGTACGAGGCAATGTTCGAGATGCGTTC contains these protein-coding regions:
- a CDS encoding peptidase E, which encodes MKGTVVAVGGGGFSMSESDGSSLIDDHILDLTGTTKPRVCFVPTASGDADGYSQRFESAFAGRAETSVLSLFCHDPWGYTDPSMLLEQDVVYVGGGSTVNLLAVWRLHGLDDLLGEAAANGTVLAGISAGMNCWFDASSTDSYGPLAPLRDGLGFVTGSACPHYLGELGRREKYQRWVASGELPGGYAVDDYAAVVFRDGEVVEAISEKTEHPVYRVMRVGDDAVEEPVAVRLLASTTSSS
- a CDS encoding MDR family oxidoreductase, giving the protein MTFRGWWIEKSEDSEGNARQSARLTDLELDMLGEGDTVVNVAASSINYKDALALTGGSGIVHTWPLVPGIDVVGTVRSSDSGRWMPGDHVLQNGAGLGENKHGGLAEVARVDGDQLVGVPQRFTPTQAAAIGTAGFTAMLAVLAIEKHGVTPSDGPVLVTGAAGGVGSVTIALLGHLGYEVVASTSRGDTEGEYLRHLGASRILDRHELSEQAGKPLQSQSWSAVADAVGSTTLANALAQTRYGGIVTACGLAQGADLPATVVPFILRGITLAGINSVDAPHELREEAWTRLAQNLDTDLLDEMTEVYALADARSVADQVLASTIRGRAVIDVTQ
- a CDS encoding ABC transporter permease, translating into MSTLIAATRAEFAKVFTTRIWWILLIILAAYVALLSGGLGLIFGATSEGLLGASAGAEQMPTDGLAPTIYSTATSIGYVFPFLLGALATTGEFRHQTLTPTFLATPKRGIVLSAKAIALFFLGAGFGVVAIACAVGAGSAALAGFDIDTALDSSDTWAMIARSVLAMALWAALGVGLGSIIPNQVATIVIVLAFTQFVEPILRSIGALADWIGQVTKWLPGAASDALVGSSFYAVMGTDGTALEWWAGGAVLLGIALVVTVLGWLITWRHDVT
- a CDS encoding ABC transporter ATP-binding protein, with product MSDAEVTIEFAGLTKTFGGFTAVGDVSFAVKPGRVTGFLGPNGAGKTTSLRTLLGLVNPTSGSATFGGRRYRELSSPLTTVGAALEAASFHPGRSARHHLEIYARAAGLPLKRAREVLTLVGLDSFVDKRVGGYSLGMRQRLGLAYAMLGDPRVLVLDEPVNGLDPEGIKWMRELLRNLASEGRTVLISSHLLSEVQQTVDDVVIISKGQIVHEGTLADLDTGDQLRVHVDSPDRAALGAALESAGFAFETSRSGFIVSDVEPGAVGHAAFVSGVELDTLQRKASGLEDRFLSIVGGGDVS
- a CDS encoding rhodanese-related sulfurtransferase; its protein translation is MAIPKILLYYVFTPLADPDAIRLWQRDLCESLNLRGRILVSKDGINGTVGGELNNVKRYLRKTREYPAFATMDAKWSEGTSLDDTGASLDFPKLSVRVRDEIVSFGAPDELEVNESGVVGGGSHLSPEQVNKLVAERGDDVVFFDGRNAFEAEIGRFKDAVIPNVDNTREFVDVLDSGAYDHLKGKPVVTYCTGGIRCEVLSSLMRSRGFDEVYQLDGGIVRYGEQFGDDGLWEGSLYVFDKRMKLEFSDHAAVIGTCAVCGTSTSSMQNCADASCRTQLVVCRDHAASNPLCEVHALHSSSSLSVRSSPSFGAKSASLPDS
- a CDS encoding DUF1772 domain-containing protein — its product is MSDYALGAAIVLSGSLVGIEFCVAVFINPILDRLPGVGGLSARADAARVLGRIMPFWYIATVLTGGVSTALLWASASGTLAAIATVLFASTIVLAVTVLVPINNRVGRWSHGDHPEDWREQVGKWDRWHYLRVVIVIAGFVLLIAAALIPTA
- a CDS encoding TetR/AcrR family transcriptional regulator, which produces MKSTDRAARPAPGERERVIVDRARTIAEDEGWSAVTVRRLAAAIGYSQPVLYQHFPEGRSAIVAAVSRTGFADLRDALGAQSGRSGLEALVTAARTYVEFACEHPALYEAMFEMRSHTTFASDETPHELQFAFNALAELLRDSSDARVRTELFWSALHGIATLERDGRLPVGQREERIAELAKLFR